In Odocoileus virginianus isolate 20LAN1187 ecotype Illinois chromosome X, Ovbor_1.2, whole genome shotgun sequence, the genomic window CTTGAGCAGCTCGGCGTGACAGGCGTCAGCGGAGGAGCTGATGATAGCATTCTGGGGGTCGTCTTCAGGAACAATTTCAAACTGAGGCTGCGTGCCACCATCCTTTATCTGACAGGTGTACAGGCACTCCTGGTCTGGACTCCTCATGCTGGCATAGACCCGAGTGCTGCAGTAGCCCACGGGGTAGATGGCAGTCTCGTCATGGAAGCCAGGTCGGTCGGTGATGATCTCCCCCAGGCTATACACTGTTAGGCCCCCTAGTCCGATGGGGAACACAGGCCGTCCTGAGGGGTCCAGGGCAATGGGCTGAACCGGCTTGCGAGCACctgcctccattttctttttcttggatgtTTTCTTCAGAACTTCCAGTTTGTTgttctctttgcctttttcttttttctccttcttggaTTTCTTCCCAAATGGTTCCTCAGCCCCAGTGGTTGGCCCAGAAACCGGCCCAGCTCCCTGGAGGGTTCCCACAGAGCTGGCCACACTGTAAGTCAGGGGCAAACTGGAGGTGTGGGAAGGAGCTGCAGCCTGTACGTCCCCTTCAGTTAGGGCCTGCAGCTGGAGGAGCTTCTTCAGCAAGTACCgtctctcttcttttgctttaAGAAATTTTTCTTCAAGACGAGCAATTTCATCACAAATAGCAGCATTTTCAAAAACCGTGGCTTTGGCCGCTCTGCGCAGCCGCAGGTACTTGAGCCGGTACTTCTCGTTCTGGCTCTTCTTCGGGAGCTTTTTCATCCTGGCCTTGCTGGACTGCAGCGGGTCTCGCGGCGAGGAGGCCAGGCTGCTCAGCAGACTCATGGTCCGGCCCCGCTATGGGGGCTCCAGGGCGCGGCCTGCATCAGCCCTTCCGCTGAGGAGCGGCCCTCAACGCCGGCTTGGTCTAGTCTGGGCTGGCCCGGGAGCAGGCCTCTAAAAACCGACCTCTCTGGAAGGTTCACCAAGCGCCTGACTCCCagccctcatctcttatgtcacctgcattggaaggcaagttctttatttttgcttgtttgtttgttttacaaagaGCTTTTAATTCCTCTGCTATTTTATCAATGTACTGCTTGAAATCACAAAATTGATCTACTATTTCTTGGACCTGATGTTTTTTCACACACAAAATCACAGGGGCTGTAAACAGAAATGTACTTagaatacaaaagataaaaaatatttaatgaaatattaatcaCTATTTCTTAAGAACCAAATGTGGTAAACATTTTAccattaaaacttttcttttttcgccatttcattctcttttttccccctttatttttattagttggaggctaattactttacaatattgtagtgttttttgccatacattgacatgaatcagccatggatttacaggtgttccccatcctgaacccccctcccacctgcctccccatcccattcctctgggtcatcccagtgaaccagccctgaacacttgtctcatgcatccaacctggactggcaatctatctcacacttgatagtatacatgtttcaattctattctctcagatcatcccaccctcgccttctcccatagagcccaaaagtctgttctttacatctgtgtctctttttctgtcttgcatatagggttatcattaccatctttctaaattccatatatatgtgttagtatactgtattggtgtttatctttatggcatgcttcactctgtataatgggctccagtttcatccatcttattaggactgattcaaatgtattctttttaatggctgagtaatatttcattgtgtatatgtaccactgctttcttatccattcgtctgctgatgggcatctaggttgcttccatgtcctggatattataaacagtgctgcgatgaacattggggtacacatgtctctttcagttctggtttccttggtgtgtatgcccaggagtgggattgctgggtcatatggcagttctatttccagttttttaaggaatctccacactgttttccatagtggctgtactagtttgcattcccaccaacagtgtaagagggttgccttttctccacaccctctccaacatttattgcttatagacttttggatagcagccattctcactggcgtgtaatggtacctcattgaggttttttgatttgcatttctctgataatgagtgatgttgagcatcttttcatgtgtttgttagccatctgtttgtcttctttggagaaatgtctgtttagatctttggcccattttttgattgggtcatttattctttaacactagctccacctgggaagtacaTCCAGAAAGAAGGGAGAGACTCAAAAGAAATTAGCGCCAGTCAAACTGAAAGTCACAATTTTACCTTGATCTTGCTATCTTTATGGTGGTTCCCCAAAGTATGCTCAGGTCacccaagatggctgttctcttgtgCTTGGCATGTCCCTTGCTCTACCAGTCCTTTCTTCACCTATACCTTACTCACAAGACTCTCATTCCCTCTCAGTCACAGAGACTAATCAGTAAATACCTACATACTATCCCCAGGTAGTGATTCTTTTAACCTTTAGGCAAGGACATTTCCATTATGATAGTTTATCAAAGAGTGGTCAGGCACATGTTCCTTTGCTGGTTTCGCTGGTAACCATTGAACCAACTATAACCCACTATAACTGGTAAATTCACCCTCACCCACCCACTCCATGTCCTACCTGCTGTCTGCCATACATGATGGCAGTGGTGTTGCTCCAGGACCTTGTTTCAGATATGTAAGATTTCCCTATCCATTAAACCATTAATATCTCTAGGCTGACTCTGGGCTTTTCTTAGTTCTTGAGGCTGGGAATGTACAGGGAATGCAGCTTGCAGGATGCAATCCAATACCAAATTACACAAATATTCAGTTGATCATTTAGGCCAAATAAGCAacctgtgtgtctgtgagcatgtatatgctttttttttttttaatgtgtttgtatGTTTGGGGAGATAGAAAATTATCAGAGTTGTCCagttaaagtaattaaaataattgaacCATTACAAGAGTATAGATGGGCTTCAatactttttgattttttatataatttcagcATTTAATAACTCAGAACTGCAAGggtatagaaacaaaaatataaaggtTTACCAAATTTGATGTGTATTTGGAACAGAATAAGTGTTAAGAAAAGACCattattgaaagaaatatttgtttcacATATTACAAAAGGGAACATAATATTCCATATAATTCCCCCAGAAAGGCAAATAGTAGAGGGATACTTGGGAATGTGGATGATGTAGATGTAAGCCTCAATAGGTATCTGTAGTCACTTGTAAAATGAATGACTTAACCAACAGAGCAATTATTGATAGACAAACAAACCAATCATGTCATTAATCTAATTTCAGGAATGACAAGAACTGAGACAAATGGTTAGATTTGCTGCAAATTAAGAAAACTACTTGacaattttttcatctatttaaatAAAGGTTTAGTAGTTCATTAAAATGGAAtctagtgtttctttttctttatatatgtctATTCCTAAACTATATAGTATTggcaattttttcttcttttaattttgaatagCACATCTCCAAGTTTccctttatattaaaaaaagaaaaagaagaccctTAGTCATAATGGTTGTTGTTCTTACCACCAACCATGATAGCATATGCAATCTTGCCCTTTAGGCCATTCATTCTCTTTTATCTGCCAGTATGTTTGACAACAAATACAGTGTATAATTAAACTCAGATTTTGTGTTAAATTGTAACCTGAGGTGTCAGTCACAGTGCTTTTAACTCCTTGAACAATTCTAAACTGTTACACTTTCTCTTATCTATGAATAAAAGTTTGAGTCATTTAGGGAATGGGGACATAATTACCATCTTTTAGCAACTGGGGAAcagtatttataaaaatgtgagGATTatcaataatatatgtatatttcttctcCAAAATTAAGCCTACATATGTGaatataaatctatatatgtCTTTGGTACATGTTAAATAATCTTCAGTTTCCCAACATTAGGTATGGGTTAGAAAGCACCACTGCTTTAAAATTGTTCTGATAGGGAGACCATAAACAACTATGtaaataatttgtatatattttcagatcaaatttaaaatatatatgcccTTCTAAAAATAATATCATCCTCcctgaaatttaatatttatacagTAACATTTCCTTTTCCTGCACCTATAAGTGCTGGATTGGTGCCCAATTCAGAAAACCATTTGTGATTACCACCATTTAACCTGAATTTCCAAACCATGTTCTTAGTGGCTACAGACTTCTAGCCTCCCCAGTAACATTGAATCATTCTGTTTGACTAAGGATGCCCAGGGCAGCCTGAGGTTACTCTGTAGCTATACTCCTGCTCGCCTCCAAAGATATCTACATGAGGACATAAGTGTAATCTCTAGAAATGTACAAATACGAAGAAGTCCAATTCTTTTTGAAAAGGTTCAGctatataaaattaaacaaatttggCATACACAGTATAACTGAGAAAGGGTGAattcaaaacagtaaaaataaaactactagtAAAGACACTTCTGAATTAGTAGtccataaataatgaaatatttactttatgaTTTCAAGCATAGACTGTTTCATTAGCATTTATTTTGGGACTCACTGCATTCCAAGTCAATAGTAATGCTTTTAAAtatgtcttcattattttttatttatttatttttaaaaatataatttatttatttttggtctttgctgggtctttgttgcacaTACATGGGGGCTACTCTCCCATGTATGTGggagttgcagcaagcaggggctactctctagttgtggtgcacgtaGTCTGTagggtgcaggcttcagtagttgtggcatgtgagttcagtagttgtggctcctgtgctctaaagcacaggctcagtagttgtgatgcaccagcttagctgctccatggcatgtgggatctttccatatcagggattgaaaccatgtcttctgcactggcaggcacattatttaccactgagccaccagggaagaccttcattgttttttttttaaacctggagTAAAATTTCTCAGCAGCAACAGAAGTCAAGAACATTGCTACTGAGGTAAAAGTGGACCTCTGGGATGGACACCTGGTATTTGTCAAGTGGAGTAAAGTGTCCAGACACTGCAAGGACAAAGCTGGTGGCAAAAGCTGAGCTCTGCTaaagcaaggagataaaatgCCTACTCCTGAGGTCGTGGAAGACTCCCTGTCTGCATATGCACTGGAAGGCTTCTTGGGGATCAAAAAGGGAGGAAATCCCACCCCATAATAACTGTGGTTACTGAGGCCTATGCACCCATTGGCCTCTGTGGTGGGATCCATCTTAGAAAAAAGTTGCACATGCATCTTGAGGAGGGTCTATGGACCAGTCAggtgtgaagaaagaaacaagataattggccaaaggtaaacaaagaccAGGAAGGACTGTCCTATATAAGTGACTTATATCACCTCCTTACTGCATTCCTCCTCACTCAGGATGCCTGCACTCCTTTCCCGCTGTGTTTCTGCATAGTTTCTGAATTACTGCGCTCCTCGTTAGAGAGGGTGCCCataccctttctctctgggtTGATATCTCTGCCCTGATTCTGAGTCAGTTAAACTGTTTtcctgtgggcttcccttgtgcctcagatggtaaagtgtctgcgtgcaatgcgggagacccgggttccatctctggatgggaaagatcccctggagaaggaaatgacaacccactccagtacccttgcctggaaaattccatggaggagcctggtaggctatagtccatgggttctcaaaaagagtcagacacgactgacgacttcactttcatttttgtgtgtgtgtgtgtgtgtgtgtgtgtgtgtgtgtgtgtgtgttttctctttcccATATATTGTGCTgcatctctaataataaactgtacctgtttttacagtttttgcctccttgaaacagTCTGGCTTTCAAACAAGGACAAGATCCAGGGTCACTTTGCTTCTAAGCTCTAGCCCCTGATGTGACTAGGACTCTTGGTTTTCACCCAGGTTATCCCAGTTTAATCCCTACATAGGGAACTAAGATATCTCTTCAGGACCACTCACTGCTCTATGTGAGTCCTTCAAGATcactataaaaatttatattttacagtgTATCATATATTTTAGGCAATACAATAAGGTATAAATAGATAGATCAAtgattacatatataaataaaataaaaaattactaaaaataagtaaaaactattattatttacagAGGATATAGTTTTGAATGTTGGAAATCCAAACTGTTAACATGAAAACTAAATTTCTGATATGTCCTGGATACAAGAGCAATGAATATGTCTTTTTATATACAGactaaaattatttatctttacacaagtgaaaattagaaattagaaaggataccattttatttcaaacatacaaaaaatatcAAATGAGTAGAAAATagcaaacagaaaattagaaaaattggaAAGCCTCATTGTAAGACATTAAAGgagacctaaataaatgggagatacacagttttaaaaaattagaaaacctaGTATCTTAAAAAGGTAAACTACACAAAATTGGTTTATAGATTACGTACAATCACAGTCAAATCCCCAACAGTTTTTCTTGCCTAGAACTtgataagctgattctaaaatttgtatagaaattcAAAGGGCCAAGAAGAGTCaggataatattaaaaaataatatagtgGGTAAAATACCTCAGTCAGATTTTAATACTATATAAACTTATGATAAAGACCATTGTAAAGTTTTGAAAATCAGGATGGTGAATTAGCTATTAAGCCTGATGGattaacagaatagaaagccaagaAAGTTGTTTTCACACAGTTAGGGTAAGACACATGATTTTTATGACCAGAAGTTGTACTGATGATATGATAAGACACCTTCatctatttatcatttatttttattaaacaaatggTGTTGGAGCAATATACATGTGAAAAAATAATTGGACACCATTCATCATACCCAAATATCAATTCCAGGTAGATTAAATACCTATATTGGTAAGATCGAAGTGCaaagcttttcatttattttcattttttgtccttttttacaGTGTACAATTCATGGTTTTATTATATTCAAAGTTGGACAACAATAAACACCATCTAATTTCAGAACCTTTTCATCACCTCAGGAACAAAAATATCCATACACATAAGCAGTCACTCTCCAATCTCTCTTTTCCTATCCTGTAGCAACTGCTAATATACTTTCTGGAGTCATCTTCTTGAAATGAATTAAAGGTGAAGTCAAGAGGGGAAAGTTGGAAGACATTTGGAAGAACATTGGGACCATCAATTGTAGCCAGCCTTGAAGATGGTCCCCAAGGGTCCCCACTGCCTGGTAGTCCCACCCCTGTGTAATGTTTCCCCTTTCCCCACCATACCAGCATTGGTCCATGTAATAAATGCAGTATGGCACATTCCCACATTACCTTTTGAATCACTCACTCATGAGAAAACCAGTTACTCTATTGTGAGAACATCAGGCTGCAAATGGAGAGGCCCACAACAGGAGGTACTGGGGCCTCTAGCAGCCATGtgaatgagcttggaagcagattcttccccagTGAAGCCTTGATAGGACTGCAGCCCCAGTCAATAGCTTGACTGGCACCTGGTGAGAAGCTCTGAGCCAGAATCATCCAGCTACATTCCTCTCAGATCCCCAACATACAAAACCTGTTAGGTAATCAATGCTTCTTGTTTTAAGTTGCAAATTCAGtgtgatttgttacacagcaatagatgaCTAATACATCATTGACCCCCAATCAAACTACAAATAATAGAGTCATCTCCTTCTATGGCAAGATGTGGTACCAATCActataagagacacagatgatgATGttactgataataataataattaataattgcaGCTAACATTTATATAAGCTGTACTTGGAGCCAAACATgattctaagcactttatgtgAACTAACTCACTTGACCCTATAGCcacttattactattattatttctgctCATGTCCACCAGTCAAAACCCACCAGGAACATGCCTGTAGTTTAACAGGAGAGATAGAGATGTGTTGCAACCAGGGAAACTACACACCATGGGGTACTGTGCTATGTCTCAGTTAGACAGTGTTAACAGTGGCTTGTAATAGAACGAGTTTGCTCTGGATTGGGTGTCTTAAACATCTTTATCTAGGAAGCAGGAAGAACAGAGTGGGGTTAAAGCAGCAGCCACTCATATTTGTTGGAAGGAagcaaatctttttaaaagaaaatattagagaaTATCTTCATAACAATAAAGGAAAGTTTGATAAATTatgctaaattttaaaacttatattcATCAAAAGACATCAAAAAGATCATTAAAATATAAGCCAGAGTGGTAATAGATATTCACAGTGCATGTAACCAACAATAAACAAGTACTTAGAATATATAGTAAACCTCCACAGATTAGAAAAAAGCACAGAATAAAcaatgtcaattttttaaatattcttttctaaaggAAGTCTAAATAGACAGTAATcatatgaaaagttgctcaaccatactttttctttttttttaagtgtttatttacttttgactgaGTTgtgtcttagttgtagcatgctgTTTGTAGCATGagggtttctctctagttgtggcacatggcacACAGGTTCCAGAATGTATGGGATCAGCAGTTGCAGCCTGCAGCCTTATTtgccctgcagtatgtgggatcttgatttcctgaccagggatcaaaccaggtcccctgcattataaggcagattcttaacctctgaaccaccagggaagcacttacTCAACTCTATTaatcaagaaaatacaaattaacatCACACTGAAAAATCACTGCACATTCATTGGttataaaatttaaagcattttaatttaCCAATGGTTACTTTGGATGCTTAAATCCATTTTAGATTAAAACATTCAGGATATTATTAACAGAAgggaatttatttaattttataaggaatatcttttttaaaaaacctataaaTATAGCATCTTCTAATGattaaaatcattgaaaatataATTCTTCAATATT contains:
- the LOC139033104 gene encoding transforming growth factor beta regulator 1 encodes the protein MSLLSSLASSPRDPLQSSKARMKKLPKKSQNEKYRLKYLRLRRAAKATVFENAAICDEIARLEEKFLKAKEERRYLLKKLLQLQALTEGDVQAAAPSHTSSLPLTYSVASSVGTLQGAGPVSGPTTGAEEPFGKKSKKEKKEKGKENNKLEVLKKTSKKKKMEAGARKPVQPIALDPSGRPVFPIGLGGLTVYSLGEIITDRPGFHDETAIYPVGYCSTRVYASMRSPDQECLYTCQIKDGGTQPQFEIVPEDDPQNAIISSSADACHAELLKTISAAMGKLIPNLHPSGADFFGFSHPTIHNLIQSCPGARKCVNYQWVKFDVCKPGDSPPPQEQLENDIATSFEAFQRHSFDEDHSDPILQGSLDLPELQPTAFVSSYQPMFLTHEPLVDAHLQHLKSPSPCSPSQSSD